The Brasilonema sennae CENA114 genome includes a region encoding these proteins:
- a CDS encoding M16 family metallopeptidase: MPFFPKLRPFILIVFFISFLLSGVLSGGYFSNAATPSAVTPVSNVALTQGVRKTVLKNGLTVLTKEVHTAPVVSVQVWYRVGSRNEKAGESGISHQLEHLMFKGTTDRPVQFGRLFSALGSQSNAFTSYDETAYFGTVQRDKLEALVTLEADRMESALIGAEQLTSEKRVVISELQGYENSPSYRLNRAVMRAAFPKRAYGLPVGGTKADVQQFTVEQVRNYYKTYYSPDNATLVITGDFATEPVLKTVQKTFGKLPNRGKQDSQTKENSSKSPSSTSTPKKTPPPSSSSSSTSKKSPIVLKEPGSAALLQVVYPLPNVNHPDVPAIDLMDVILTGGRSSQLYQTLVESGLASSVGASPSELIEPGWYEINVTAAAGQPPSKIAQVLQQSLAQLQQKQVTTEELNRAKTQLQASFVLSNQDITSQATQLGYNQTVAGDYRYVEGYLKAIAKLTAADIQRVAKTYLNPAKQTIGFFEPTLPGGKPGSSSGASSRTVENFSPGKPVDPAELAKYLPPATSATASTQQPLPQQFTLKNGLRVLLLPDHSVPTVNLSGQIDAGAEFDTNQKAGLASLVATNLMNGTQTKNALTLAKTLEDKGVSLGFAASREGVGIGGNGLSANMPILIQTLADVVQNATFPDKQLELTRQRALISLKVQLDDPRGLGRRVFQQAIYPENHPFHSFPTEESLKSVTRADVLRFYQEHYRPDTTTIALVGDFDPNQVKAQFNKAFDKWQVQSKPPTLNLPAVSLPQTMKQLSSVIPGKTEAVTYIGYNGIARKDSRYYSALVLNQILGGDTLSSRLGTEVRDRQGLTYGIYSGFSTGINPGPFLIQMQTAPGDAQKAITSTLALLKQLRDQGITQGELNTAKRSITNSYPVELANPSSVASMILDNAVYGLSQTEIREFPKRIQAVTPVQVQQTIQELIHPDKLVIVTAGPGA, encoded by the coding sequence ATGCCTTTTTTCCCCAAACTGCGTCCATTCATTTTGATAGTCTTTTTTATAAGCTTCCTCTTAAGTGGAGTGCTCTCAGGAGGCTATTTTAGCAATGCTGCAACACCAAGTGCAGTCACACCTGTGTCTAATGTTGCCCTCACTCAGGGGGTACGTAAAACGGTATTGAAAAATGGTTTAACAGTCTTAACTAAGGAAGTCCACACCGCACCTGTGGTGAGTGTGCAGGTTTGGTATCGAGTTGGTTCGCGCAACGAGAAAGCAGGAGAGAGTGGCATATCTCACCAGCTAGAGCATTTGATGTTCAAAGGAACCACAGATCGTCCAGTACAATTTGGTCGGCTGTTTAGTGCTTTGGGAAGTCAGTCCAATGCTTTTACGAGTTATGACGAGACAGCTTATTTTGGCACAGTGCAACGCGACAAATTAGAAGCCCTAGTCACCTTAGAAGCTGATCGCATGGAAAGCGCTTTAATTGGGGCTGAACAACTGACAAGTGAAAAGCGCGTCGTCATCTCGGAATTACAAGGATACGAAAATTCTCCAAGCTATCGCCTTAATCGGGCTGTGATGCGAGCAGCTTTCCCGAAACGGGCTTATGGTTTACCCGTAGGAGGTACAAAAGCTGATGTACAGCAATTCACAGTGGAGCAGGTACGGAACTACTACAAAACCTACTACAGCCCTGACAATGCCACTCTAGTTATTACGGGAGATTTTGCCACAGAACCTGTGCTGAAAACTGTCCAAAAAACTTTTGGGAAGTTACCAAATCGGGGGAAACAAGACAGCCAAACTAAGGAAAATTCTTCAAAATCACCTTCTTCTACCTCTACTCCTAAAAAAACACCCCCTCCCTCCTCTTCTTCTAGCTCTACTTCTAAAAAATCACCTATCGTCTTAAAAGAACCAGGAAGCGCTGCATTATTGCAAGTCGTTTATCCTCTACCAAATGTTAATCATCCAGACGTACCAGCAATTGATCTGATGGATGTGATTCTCACGGGCGGACGTAGCTCACAGCTTTACCAAACCTTGGTAGAATCAGGCTTGGCAAGCTCGGTGGGTGCAAGTCCTTCAGAACTCATCGAACCAGGTTGGTACGAAATTAATGTCACAGCTGCTGCAGGTCAACCCCCATCAAAAATTGCTCAGGTGTTGCAACAGTCCTTGGCTCAACTGCAACAAAAACAAGTTACCACAGAAGAATTGAACCGAGCAAAGACGCAACTCCAAGCTTCCTTTGTACTTAGTAACCAAGATATCACCTCTCAGGCGACACAGCTAGGATATAACCAAACTGTCGCTGGGGATTATCGTTATGTTGAGGGATATCTTAAAGCAATTGCCAAACTCACAGCAGCAGATATACAGCGAGTAGCGAAAACTTACCTCAATCCTGCTAAACAAACTATCGGCTTCTTTGAACCCACTCTACCAGGTGGTAAGCCAGGGAGTTCCAGTGGTGCTTCTAGTCGCACTGTAGAAAACTTCAGCCCTGGTAAGCCAGTTGATCCAGCAGAACTTGCTAAATACCTCCCTCCTGCAACATCAGCCACTGCTTCGACTCAACAACCGTTACCACAGCAATTCACACTCAAAAATGGCTTGCGCGTTTTGCTGCTACCTGATCACAGTGTCCCCACTGTGAATCTCAGTGGACAAATTGATGCTGGTGCTGAATTTGATACTAATCAGAAAGCAGGTTTAGCAAGTTTGGTTGCAACCAATTTAATGAATGGAACTCAAACCAAAAATGCTCTAACTCTAGCAAAAACCCTGGAAGATAAGGGAGTCAGCTTGGGATTCGCTGCTAGTCGTGAAGGAGTTGGTATTGGTGGAAATGGGTTGTCTGCTAATATGCCGATATTAATTCAAACTCTGGCAGATGTAGTACAAAATGCTACCTTCCCAGATAAGCAACTAGAACTTACTCGTCAGCGGGCTTTGATAAGTCTGAAAGTACAACTCGATGATCCTCGCGGATTGGGACGACGGGTATTCCAACAAGCAATTTACCCTGAAAATCATCCCTTTCATAGCTTTCCTACAGAAGAAAGCTTAAAGAGCGTAACTCGTGCTGATGTGCTTCGCTTTTACCAGGAACACTATCGCCCAGATACGACAACGATCGCCCTTGTTGGTGACTTTGACCCTAACCAAGTGAAAGCACAATTCAATAAAGCTTTCGATAAATGGCAAGTTCAGAGTAAGCCACCGACTCTTAATTTACCTGCGGTGTCCTTACCGCAAACAATGAAACAGTTGAGTTCAGTGATTCCCGGTAAGACGGAAGCTGTTACCTACATAGGTTACAATGGTATTGCACGCAAAGATTCTCGTTACTATTCTGCTTTGGTACTCAATCAAATTTTGGGCGGCGATACCTTATCTAGTCGCTTGGGTACAGAGGTGCGCGATCGCCAAGGTTTAACCTACGGTATCTACAGTGGCTTTTCTACAGGTATCAATCCTGGTCCATTCTTAATTCAGATGCAGACCGCTCCAGGAGATGCTCAGAAGGCTATTACCAGCACTCTGGCTTTACTTAAGCAGTTGCGAGACCAAGGAATCACCCAAGGTGAATTGAATACAGCCAAACGCTCAATCACCAATAGCTACCCTGTAGAATTAGCTAATCCTAGTAGCGTAGCGAGCATGATTTTAGATAATGCCGTTTATGGTCTTTCTCAAACAGAAATCCGAGAATTTCCTAAACGAATTCAAGCAGTGACTCCGGTTCAGGTGCAACAGACAATACAAGAACTTATTCATCCAGATAAGCTGGTGATTGTCACGGCTGGACCTGGAGCTTAG
- a CDS encoding transposase yields MRKLTEPDKHEILKLYRETAETTSTLAERYDVSNSTISRLLKSTLPEDEYEYLVSLKRAARTPEGRAQVSYDNLPAFSNQSQEDEKQEQKALEPEVSQTVVEIAPLQVPQTPKSSESPAAAVVLPQEEPVVAQNLQLVEVDEPTHASRRVKRRSSAETKPILPVRAKQYEQPYEQPVAEQLELLEQKPREIKPPEIKPPEIKPLEIKPLEITTIPSPLLEDTRPEANVIAEMFGEDLLDESDDLEDLDDDDDEEYDDEDFEPAQPLVTRPRSGEALVRVLPLSSAALPKTCYLVIDRSSELITRPLREFGDLGQIPSLETQQRTLPVFDNHRVAKRFSTKRDRVIKIPDTKMLHKARYHLEAKGITRLLIDGQVYSLSNV; encoded by the coding sequence GTGAGAAAACTAACAGAACCAGATAAACACGAAATTCTCAAATTATACCGCGAAACTGCCGAAACAACCTCAACTTTGGCAGAACGCTATGACGTGAGTAACTCGACAATTAGCCGCTTACTCAAAAGTACTCTGCCAGAAGATGAGTATGAATACCTTGTGTCTTTAAAGCGTGCTGCAAGAACCCCTGAAGGAAGGGCACAAGTTAGCTACGACAATCTGCCGGCTTTTAGCAACCAGTCACAGGAAGACGAGAAACAAGAGCAAAAAGCTTTAGAGCCTGAAGTTTCGCAAACTGTCGTTGAGATTGCGCCCCTGCAAGTTCCCCAGACGCCTAAGTCGTCAGAGTCTCCTGCAGCAGCAGTTGTCTTACCGCAAGAAGAACCTGTCGTTGCACAAAACTTGCAGCTTGTGGAAGTTGATGAGCCAACTCATGCTAGCAGACGAGTGAAGCGGCGCTCCTCAGCCGAGACAAAACCAATTTTACCAGTCCGAGCTAAGCAATATGAGCAACCATATGAGCAACCAGTTGCCGAGCAATTGGAACTTCTAGAACAAAAACCCCGAGAAATAAAACCTCCAGAAATAAAACCTCCAGAAATAAAACCTCTAGAAATAAAACCTCTAGAAATCACCACCATTCCTAGTCCGCTTTTGGAAGATACACGTCCAGAGGCTAATGTGATAGCGGAAATGTTTGGCGAAGATTTGCTAGACGAGTCAGATGATTTGGAGGATTTGGATGATGATGATGATGAGGAATATGACGACGAAGACTTTGAACCAGCTCAACCTTTAGTCACAAGACCAAGATCGGGTGAAGCCTTAGTAAGAGTCTTACCATTGTCATCAGCGGCTTTGCCCAAAACTTGCTATTTAGTTATAGATCGTTCCTCAGAATTAATCACTCGTCCACTGCGGGAATTTGGCGACTTGGGACAAATTCCTAGCCTGGAAACTCAACAAAGAACGCTACCAGTATTCGATAACCATCGAGTCGCAAAGCGCTTCTCAACCAAGCGCGATCGCGTGATTAAAATTCCTGATACTAAAATGCTGCACAAGGCTCGTTATCATCTAGAAGCAAAAGGAATCACTCGACTGTTAATAGATGGTCAAGTCTACTCCTTGTCTAATGTTTAA
- the tilS gene encoding tRNA lysidine(34) synthetase TilS, producing MSDKRSLHPLADRTPWTPVHAKLHRTIRSRHLFERNQRLLVAVSGGQDSLCLIKILLDLQKKWGWYLSIVHCDHCWRSDSQANAKHVENLAKNWGVSFYIRTADEPLKSEAAARNWRYQVFSAIAQENQFHCIVTGHTASDRAETLLYNLIRGTGADGLQALTWQRLLDNGIVLIRPLLEITRMQTGQFCQDFQLPVWEDSTNQDLKFARNRIRQNVIPYLQENFNPKVESVLAQTAEILQAEVEYLEQAAVELRQEAMVISPDEAYSIKLNRGVLQKAPLALQRRVMRQVLQEIIQSASSFEQIEKLIALINAPNRSETDPFPGGAIAQVEGEWIYFKQL from the coding sequence ATGAGCGATAAGCGAAGCTTGCATCCATTGGCAGATCGCACTCCTTGGACTCCTGTCCATGCAAAATTACACCGCACGATCCGCTCTCGTCACCTCTTTGAGCGCAACCAACGACTATTAGTTGCAGTTTCAGGTGGACAAGATTCCCTGTGTCTGATCAAAATACTGTTAGATTTACAAAAAAAATGGGGATGGTATCTAAGTATTGTCCACTGCGACCATTGCTGGCGTTCCGACTCCCAAGCAAATGCTAAGCATGTAGAAAACTTGGCAAAAAATTGGGGTGTTTCATTTTATATACGAACAGCTGACGAACCTTTAAAAAGCGAAGCTGCTGCACGTAACTGGCGGTATCAAGTTTTTAGTGCGATCGCCCAGGAAAACCAATTTCATTGCATTGTTACAGGTCACACAGCTAGCGATCGCGCTGAAACTCTACTTTACAACTTAATTCGCGGTACAGGTGCTGATGGCTTGCAAGCATTAACATGGCAACGACTGCTGGATAATGGCATCGTGCTTATACGCCCACTGTTAGAAATAACTCGTATGCAAACTGGGCAATTTTGCCAAGACTTTCAGCTACCTGTTTGGGAAGATTCAACAAATCAAGATTTGAAGTTTGCCCGTAATCGCATCCGTCAAAATGTAATACCATATTTGCAAGAAAATTTCAACCCTAAAGTTGAATCAGTTCTTGCCCAAACTGCTGAAATTTTGCAAGCAGAAGTAGAATATTTAGAACAAGCTGCCGTAGAGTTGCGACAAGAGGCGATGGTGATATCGCCAGATGAGGCATATTCAATAAAGCTGAACCGTGGCGTATTACAGAAAGCGCCACTGGCGCTACAGCGTCGCGTCATGCGTCAGGTATTACAAGAAATAATTCAGAGTGCTTCTAGTTTCGAGCAAATTGAAAAACTAATTGCTTTAATCAATGCACCAAACCGTTCGGAGACTGATCCATTTCCTGGAGGTGCGATCGCCCAAGTTGAAGGTGAGTGGATTTACTTCAAACAGTTATGA